The sequence below is a genomic window from Anopheles cruzii chromosome 3, idAnoCruzAS_RS32_06, whole genome shotgun sequence.
GTTGTCGTGTTTTAACGGCACGTTGGGCCAGAAATGAATTACAGCACTACTTTTTCCACAGGCCATGTGTTTGCCGTGCGTGAATTCCTTGCCCGTTGACAGTTGGCAGAGCGCGTCCACGCGCATGTCTACGCGTTTCCCGAAgcattttctccattttccagCCAGACAGACCTTTTGCAGCCACCACCGTGCAAGGACCACTTCCAACCGGATTAGCAGCACTTTTGGGGAAGTGTGAAGTTTTCTGCGGCTCACCAGCGGCTTCCCAGATATTACACCGTACCACCGTTTACACTGATAGCCCAGGTTTTACTGTGTTGTGATCGCTATAGACTGTCTACTACGCTTACCAAGTATTTTGCAGTGATTTCGGATAGTCCTTTTCCTCGCTCGAAAGTTGTGCAGTGCAGCATAAAACGAGGAAAAGTGAGAAACGAGGACGTGTCAATTATGATGATGACCAATCTCAAACACTCTCTGCGCCATTGAATCGCATTATCCATCCCGAATGAAGAACCAGGCCACTCAATGGCATGGTATATCATCAACTCTTCTCTATCAGTGCCTCATACAAAAATCGAGCttcaatcgaaagtgaaataTGTAACGTTACGATGAGATAGGCACCAGCACATTGCCCCGTCTTCGCGATGATGCGGAGTAGCAGCACGCTGGACTGCAGAGTATTGACCGCAACCTTGTTCCAGCCTACCGAGAGGGTTATATAACGACCACCAATTAAAATTGCAAATCCATAATTCGTCCATCGTCGTGTGGGATCACTGACAGGCTGGGGGTCGCCTATCATGTCTCCTAGGAAAGGCAGCCGATGAATCGCCGTGTGTAAAGTTCCTCAAGCCCCGATCTGTTCCAGGATGGCTCGTAAAATCCCATTCAAGGTGGTGTTTTCCTCAGGTATGTCGCATTAAACTTGCACCATCCGCAATCAATCGTGGTACTAGACGCCTTGCCCATGTGTCGTCTTCGTTCCAGACGAGGACTCCGACTATCCCGCCAGTGAGCTGAACAAACATGACCCGACCGTGCACGGATGGCGATCGAACGCGGACAGCAGCGTAAGCCCGAAAGAAATCGTCCTGCGGTTCTTCAATCCGGCCCGGATCGTAAGGATACAGGTGCTGGCGCATCAATATTACATCCGTGAGTATCCTTCCGCTCGTTCGACGTCCAACCGAAATAGTGGGTCGTGGTGGTTCATTTGCGACTGTTCATGAACCAGGATTAAGCTTCTCGGTCCTGCGGTGGCCGTGTTCACTCGTCAAGTTGCAATTTTCCCGGGTTTTTCGCGAGTGCGAGTggaacagaaaaaggaaatcaaaacaTGGCAGCTAGTGGAAACGCCTCGCGCCAAACACGTGGCGATTTTAGTGCTGTTTGTATTCGGCGCGTGTTTGTGGCAATGAACTTTCGCCGGCTGATGACAGCGTAGTTTATAGTAATCTGTTGCTAGAAGGAATGAATTGTAGTATCAAAATATTGAAGAGGACCTCTTTTTTACGTTCATTCGTAATGACGTTTTGAAACACATTCTAGATTAGGTAGAGACCCATTAGGGAGATCGTTTAGAGTAGCGAACATTTTATTCAATACGTTTCAATAAGTCGTAGATGAAACGAGCATCTTATTTACTCCAATTATTTGCAACAATTAGCTTTAAGGGTATATCGTTTCTTTTCTCAGCCGAACGCATCGAACTTTGGATACACTACTCGAGCAAGAGTGCTCCCAGCACACCGTCCAGCCAGAGCTTCGATTATATGGGCTTCGTGGCCCTTTCGGACAATGCCAGCACAAATTACACGTCCAGGGAGCTGCAAAGCGTAACGGTGGTCCCGAAGGTTGGCTCCCACTTGAAGCTACGGTTGGGTCCTGCCCATTTGAATCAGTTCAACAAGAACAGCCAGGTGGCCCTGCTGGCAATCAATATTCTAGGAGAAGAACTGTCCGCCGAGGAGTTGTCGTCGGTGCAGGGCAATGCATCGGCCCTGCTGAACGCCGTTCCTGCCAATATTGACACGTTGAACGGTGCGCTGGCTTCCGTTTGCGATGATCTGTCGTACTCGATGTACGTCGAGGAGAGTATCTGCGAGGTGGTCCGCAGGATGGAAGTGCTCAAGATTCAGGCAGTGCAAGGTAAGCGATTCCCGCGGAGTTGAGCTATACTTTCGCTCTAACGCACACTTCTCTCAGCAGACGAACGCTTCGAGTATGCCCGTAAGCTGAAGCTCTGCATGGGAGCCCTTCGAACGGCTGGCGAAAGGTTGGGGCGCTATGCCCTTGCGAAACGGCAGGCGGTCCAGGCGGAAGACTTCACGACCGCACGGCTGCGGAAGGAGCAGATCGAAATGTACCGGAAGGCCGTGTTCGACCAGCTGCGCGTTGAGTTGTTACTGCAAAGTGACAAGAGTGTCACGAGTAATGATTCCTGCTCGGAGCTGTACGCTTCCAAACCGTCGTTGCCTTCGCCGCCCAGCCTGCAGGATGTGGCCAGCGCCCTGTCGTCTGACGCTACCCTGCCGCAGGCTCACCACCTCCACACGCAGATCGCGGCTGCCGACGTGACCGAGTCGACGGCCAGTAACTCGACCACAACGGCGTCCGCTTCCAGCGGTAGCAGCTGCACGGTCAAACCGGAAGGTAGAAACTCCCAACAAAGCTTGGGCCGACCAGAGGATTACGTCCAAAACTCGCCCCTGCTCAGCCACAAGGGTCGCAGCCCGATGCGTTCGCCGACGAACACGGGTTCGCTGCGACGGCGCAACAAGAGTGCCCCGCGCAGCAGCTACGAAGATTACGACGAACGGGCGATCCCCACACTGGGGTAGGTGACGACGTCGAGCTTCCGCCCAGCTATCGCTGTCGGTAACTTGTACCTTTCCCCGTTTCAGTTCCCACGCGAACGACTTTCTGCGCGAGTGCCAGGGCACGGCTATGATCGAGCAGGAGAGCGGCAGGATTCGCTGCAAGCTGAACGATCGTGAACGGCGCCAGGCCGCGCTGCCAATACTGATCTTCGGCATGGAGCTGGTAGAGCTGATCTACTCGCGCCAGTTTACGGACCGTGAGGAAGGCTTGATCCGGCTGCGGGGCATCCTGAAGCAGGAGATCGAGCCCGAACCCCAGCTGCAGGCGGCTCAGGCCGGCCCGAACAAGATATGTCGCGGGGCGACCCTACTACTCCACCGGGGCGTCCGGGATGCCGTCTTTTCTACCTTCAGCCAGGCAACCGAAACGGTGCGCAGTTTGTTCATGGAATTCGTCTCAAATCGGTAAGGACCTTCCGGGGGCGTTATCGCTACTTTCGTACACAACCTTCGCTTACTTCCGTAGTGTGGCGGGCAGTGAAGTTgcgcgatcggtcgatcgattgctACCGGAACTGCTGTCGAAGAGT
It includes:
- the LOC128273681 gene encoding centrosomal protein of 104 kDa — its product is MARKIPFKVVFSSDEDSDYPASELNKHDPTVHGWRSNADSSVSPKEIVLRFFNPARIVRIQVLAHQYYIPERIELWIHYSSKSAPSTPSSQSFDYMGFVALSDNASTNYTSRELQSVTVVPKVGSHLKLRLGPAHLNQFNKNSQVALLAINILGEELSAEELSSVQGNASALLNAVPANIDTLNGALASVCDDLSYSMYVEESICEVVRRMEVLKIQAVQDERFEYARKLKLCMGALRTAGERLGRYALAKRQAVQAEDFTTARLRKEQIEMYRKAVFDQLRVELLLQSDKSVTSNDSCSELYASKPSLPSPPSLQDVASALSSDATLPQAHHLHTQIAAADVTESTASNSTTTASASSGSSCTVKPEGRNSQQSLGRPEDYVQNSPLLSHKGRSPMRSPTNTGSLRRRNKSAPRSSYEDYDERAIPTLGSHANDFLRECQGTAMIEQESGRIRCKLNDRERRQAALPILIFGMELVELIYSRQFTDREEGLIRLRGILKQEIEPEPQLQAAQAGPNKICRGATLLLHRGVRDAVFSTFSQATETVRSLFMEFVSNRVAGSEVARSVDRLLPELLSKSGDPSARVHTLAQHTILSIAACPEVREQHLIAPALSRPVGNGTHPRLALSRMQMLEQLVLSQGISNDKQSGLACRTLSEAGCSGIHHPAESVRKVAERVLLLVYKVNPRLVRKQLPPDDDITRRNLLYRQLFAEFDKIDLQRKKEMLENKQFCGPVSFSGICSPPMSSSSKSSPPVEVRNKGHQRYDGRTIVSFSDTQTGWQSSFSSMKLQDTHSSPVRRLDATTAGIIKSKSGHAIGQHGQWTTATTGTSTTGTGDDGGTRDSNGSTYYDKLEAGSGVGLCNGKNAGRQKLSQHKTNMYDSTIGFLPGTEGTENGSRKSSNSDSFEGIDSEIRCPFCDWICQGDPTQLDKHYWKACPVLTKCPQCSQILEVAALTGHLINECEAKTSYLTCERCTESVHKDLYEYHLMEDFCRELTTGAARCPLCHDDVLLPLDGGWKRHLLSRAGCLGNTRRRVVPQ